CGGGGATCGGCCGGCGGGTGTCGGGCTCGGCCCAGATCCGGGCCGAGCCGCCGCGGGGCAGGAACATGCGGGTGCCGCCGGGGGGCGTGCGGAGCTGGCCGAGCGCGGCGATCAGCACGCCGGGGGAGGCCTTCGGCGCGGCACCGGCCACGGCCTCTGCGAGATGTCCGGCCGGGGTGTTCCGGGCCAGCTGAACGACCCGCCTGACCAGCTCGCCGGGGCGCCGGGTGAGCAGTTCCAGCGCCCGCGCGTGGTCGCCGTCGCGCAGAGCGGTCTCCACCGAGGCGGCGAAGGTGATGGGACGCAGCCGTACGCCGTCGAACCGCAGCACGCCGGGGTGCTCGGCCGCGCGCTCCAGCAGCGCCCGGGCGAAGGGTGTGCCGGTGTCCAGCCGGGTGCCGCGCAGCGCGGCGAAGGCCAGCGCCGCGTCCGGGTGGCGCCGGTACTGCTCGAACGGGTGCAGCACCTCGGCCATGTGCTTCCACGCCTCGGAGTGGCGGTGCAGGTCCTCGACCAGGTACGGCACGGCCATGCGGTCGAGCCGGGCCAGCAGCGCACGCCGTACCGGTCGCGACAGGGACGACCGGCGTGCCGGGCGCTCACGCAGGCCCGCGTCGCCGTCCATCAGCGCGTACAGCAGGCGCAGCACGTCGACGGCGCTGTCGGCGTGCCGGTCCAGCAGGTCCTCCGGCGCGCCGTGGCGGAGAGCCGCGGCGAGGACGGTGGCCCGGGTCTCGCGGACCGGGATGCGGTCGGGCAGCCAGCCGGCCGAGCGCGGCCAGAAGCCCTCGACCAGGGTGGCGACCGCCGCGCGGTCCTCCCGGCGCAGCGGCGTCTGCCGGGCCAGCAGCGTCTGCAGCAGGTCGCGGGCGCTTTCGGCGGGGTCGTCGCAGAGCCAGAGCAGGGTGGTGCGCTCCGGCCGCCACTCCCGGCCGGCCCCCGATGCGGGGGCGTCGGAGGGGCGCAGGAACGGGTCGTCCGGATCGACGCGGCGGTGGCAGATCGGGCAGGCGCTGAAGTCCGCGCCGTCCCAGCAGGCGTCGCAGACCAGGTGCGCGCAGGGCGCCACCGGGTGGACGGTGCCGGTCTTCCCGCACAGCACGCACGGCTGCTCCGGCTGCTGCACCAGCAGCGTGAACACGCGCCGCACGTAGAACTCGAAGGTGTCGGCGGGAATGCTCGCCGGGAAGTTCCGGAACAGCGGCACGTGGTCCACATAGCCGCCGAGCTCGGCCAGGACCGCCTGGAGCAGGTGACGGCCGGCGTTGGCCAGCTCGGTGCCGGTCAGCTCGCCCAGGCGGCGGCGGAGCGGGGCGGACAGCAGGTAGCCGAGCACCAGGAGGTCGGCCTCCAGAGCCACCAGGCCATCGGAGACCTCCGGCGCGGTGGTGACCTTCCGTCTCCTCCACCCGCGCGGCTCCGGTCCGGCCGGCTCCGGTGCCGGCACCGTGGCCAGCAGCGATGGGGCGACGAGGCGGCGGTGCCGCAGCAACATCTCGGCCAGCCCGTCCATCGTGGTCCCCCTCTCGTGCCGGGAAGCAGGAAGGGGCGGAGAGCGGACGCGCTAGATCTTTTTGCAGAAGAAGAAGAAGGAAGCACGTCCAGGAGCCGCCCCTTGATCAGCGACTGTAACGGTGGATCGGGTGACTTGTCGTATGAATTCTTCCAACACGGCCTACCGGCCGGGCAGGGAAGGATTCTCCCGGTGTCCGGTACGGCGGCCCGCCGCGTGATCCGTTCACGGGCGCCCGGCACGTACGGGGGCTCCGCCCGCGGCAGCCGGTGAGACAGGGGCGCGGAGACCGGCGATTCGGGCTGTCGGTCGGCCGCCGTAGAGTGTGCGGGGCCGTACGGCCGTCTGTCGCAGAGAGGTCGATATCCATGGATGACGAGCTGACATTGATGGCCGTCCACGCGCATCCCGACGACGAGGTGATCGGGACGGGCGGCATCTTCGCCAGGTTCGCGGACGAGGGCATCCGCACCGTCCTGGTCACCTGCACGAACGGCGAGCAGGGCGACGGTCCCGGCGGGGTGAAGCCGGGAGACGAAGGCCATGACGAGGCGGCGGTGAGCGCGCGGCGGCTGGACGAGCTGCGCGACTCCGTGACCCATCTGGGAATCGACCACCTGGAGCTGCTCGGTTACCGCGACTCCGGCATGGTCGGCTGGGCCACCAACGAGACGCCGGACGCCTTCACCAACATCCCCGTCGAGCAGGCCGCCGCGCGGCTGGCCGAGCTGATGGAGCGCTACCGCCCGCAGGTCGTCGTCACCTACGACGAGAACGGCGGCTACGGCCACCCCGACCACATCCAGGCCCACCGGATCACCGTGGCCGCGGTCGAGGCGAGCGGCATCCCCGCCAAGCTCTACTACACCGCCGTGCCGCGCGAGCGGATCACCGAGCTGTTCGACTATCTCCGCTCGACCGGTGCCGCCCCCGAGGATCTGGAGTTCCCCCCGGACTTCGGCACCCCGGACGAGCAGATCACCACCTGGGTCGACGTGGCCCCCTACGTGGAGCGCAAGCGCAAGGCGCTGGAGGCGCACGCCAGCCAGGGCGAGAACATCTTCCTGTTGCGCATGCCCGCCGAAGCGCAGCACCGGGCCTTCTCCCAGGAGGCGTTCGTCCGCCGGCTCAGCCGTGTCCCCGCTCCCGACCGTGAGAGCCACCTCTTCGACGGTCTGCGGCCGGACACCGCGCGATGACGGGCGTGGCCTTCTCCGCGTCCGGCATGCGGCACATGTATGTGAAGATCTGCGGACTGCGCGAACCCGAGCACGTGGAAGCCGCCGTCGAGGCGGGTGCCGACGCGATCGGCTTCGTCCTCACCAGGAGCCCCCGGCGGATCACCCCCGCGCGGGCACGTGAGCTGGCCTCCGCGGTGCCGCCGCACGTGCTGACCGTGGCGGTGTTCGCCGGGGAGACTCCCGACGAGGTCCGGGCGGCCACGCTGGAGGCCGGCGTGCGCGCCGTCCAGCTGCACGGTGACCACCCGCATGACGACTTCACCGCGCTGAAGGACCTCGGCGTCACGCTGATCCGGGCCGGAGCCGCGGGCGCCGAGGACCGCGATCTGCGCTGCGGGGCCTTCGACGAGGACCTGCTCATCGTCGACGCGCCCCGGCCCGGTTCGGGCGAGCCGTGGGACTGGGCGGCGGTGCGCGGGCGTCCGGAGGGCCGCTGGATGCTGGCGGGCGGCCTGGACCCGTCGAACGTGGCCGAGGCCGTCGCCGCCGCCCGACCCTGGGGGGTCGACGTGTCGAGCGGTGTCGAGGTCGCGTCCGGGGTCAAGGACACCGCGCTCATCAGGAGCTTCGTCGCCGCCGCCCACGCACTGCCCGCCACCGCACCGGGACTGCCCGCCAACGGGTGATCCCCTCGCCCGAGTACGGCGCGTGCCCGCCCGGCTCCGCACCGGCGTCTTCGGCGGGCGAGGTTCAGGCGGTGTCGTGGATCACCGCCGTCCCACCGCTGCGCAGGACGCGGTGAGCTCGTCGAGCAGCGACCGGGCGCAGCCCCGAGCGGGGCGGGAGGTCACGCTCCACACACGTCGGCGCCCGTCTCCCCGGCGGGGGAGACGGGCGCCGGTGGCGTCATGGGACGCCTACTTGAGGATGGGGTAACGCCTGACCAGTGAGGTGCCGCCCCACCACCGGCCGATGCCGAACGTGTCACCGGCGCCCGCCAGGGCGAGACCCGCCAGCACGACGGCGTAGACGAGGTGCTCGTCCATGAACGGGTTGGTGGCCAGCGGGAGTTCCGCCGCCCACATGAACAGCAGGAGCAGGCCGCCCGCGGCCGCGGCGATCCTCATCCCGGCGCCCAGGACGAGCGCGGTGCCGATGCCGAGCAGGCCGACCATGAACAGCCAGTCGAGCCAGGCATGGCCGGCCAGGCCGGCGAAGAACCCGCCGAGCGCGTTGTCGGCGGTGCCCATGAGGAAACCCGTGGTCGGGCTGCCACCGTGGATCCAGGCGCGGTCGGCGGGGGTGGCGAACCCCCAGCCGAACGCCTTGTCGAGGAACGCCCAGAGGAAGATCCAGCCGAGGGCGATGCGGGCGACCGCCCAGACGCGGTCGACCGGGCGGGTCGATGTGCGGAGCGGGCCGGCCTGCACGGCGGGGGTGCGGGGATCGGCGTCAGTCCGGGGGCGGCTCTCGGTGCGTGCCATGACGGGGCCCTTCAGCGCGGGGGTCACTGTTTTCTTCCGCCCCCAGCACATCGTCTGGGCGGGCTGGCGGACAGGGCCGTAGGACTGAGGCTCTGTGCCCTGATTTCCCGATAAATAGGGACTTTCGGCACTTGAGAGGTCGGCGCGACCGTCGGCTTCGACGGACCGGGGATCACCTGACCGCTCGGAGAAGGCTGATCCGGTGATCTTGGAGGGCCGGTTTCTGGCGCCGTCATTTTCTTTTCGGTACCCTCGGCTTCTAGATCGAGAGGCGCTGCAACGGGCTCAGGCCCGCCACGCTCGGTCTGAACCGTGTAGCAAGGGCGCCTCCCACAACGGGAGGTGGTCCGGTGGACACAACCTTGAACCACGGCGGCGAGCACGAGCACGACACCGTCCGGCACGCACCCGGCGGCTCAGGGACGCGGTCCGCGGCGGAGACGGCCGCCAGGACGCAGGCCCTGCGGGAGCTTCTGGACCGGCGGGTCGCGGTGCTCGACGGGGCCTGGGGCACGATGCTGCAGAATGCCGGGCTCACCCCGGCCGACTACCACGGGGAGCGGTTCAAGGATCACCCGCGTGACGTGACCGGTGACCCGGACCTGCTGAACCTGACGCGGCCCGACATCGTCCTGGACGTGCACCGGCAGTACCTGGCGGCGGGCGCGGACATCACCACGACGAACACGTTCACCGCGACGAGCATCGGTCAGTCGGACTACCTGCTGCAGCCGCTGG
This DNA window, taken from Streptosporangium album, encodes the following:
- a CDS encoding MXAN_6230/SCO0854 family RING domain-containing protein; this encodes MDGLAEMLLRHRRLVAPSLLATVPAPEPAGPEPRGWRRRKVTTAPEVSDGLVALEADLLVLGYLLSAPLRRRLGELTGTELANAGRHLLQAVLAELGGYVDHVPLFRNFPASIPADTFEFYVRRVFTLLVQQPEQPCVLCGKTGTVHPVAPCAHLVCDACWDGADFSACPICHRRVDPDDPFLRPSDAPASGAGREWRPERTTLLWLCDDPAESARDLLQTLLARQTPLRREDRAAVATLVEGFWPRSAGWLPDRIPVRETRATVLAAALRHGAPEDLLDRHADSAVDVLRLLYALMDGDAGLRERPARRSSLSRPVRRALLARLDRMAVPYLVEDLHRHSEAWKHMAEVLHPFEQYRRHPDAALAFAALRGTRLDTGTPFARALLERAAEHPGVLRFDGVRLRPITFAASVETALRDGDHARALELLTRRPGELVRRVVQLARNTPAGHLAEAVAGAAPKASPGVLIAALGQLRTPPGGTRMFLPRGGSARIWAEPDTRRPIPADAVASVSSALTAEMLRRAAALPAVEVAVLDEALADLLAPTAERSASSALVRLPRGSVQPIPAGERIRLFLHWAEPAEQRVDLDLSVALFDERWRFTGLCDYTSLRLGGTAAVHSGDLTSAPEPLGASEFVDLDVRALRALGGRYAVPVVFSFNDVPFDQLVRGFAGFMDAPDGLFDPLAVRQRFDLAGPAKILLPLVADLWSRTMRWADLNLSAAGAFHNMDGNHEQLARLGAALEDAFGLGDRVTLWEVSCWHAAARAPVVVVRHRDGTTSRYLRGPAEGMGDFAGRLTALTVPDDSRETLGGAGFAGAVEGDLELADGAQVYALHPRDLDPARVHMLGATDLVGQLSPTPPSGTA
- a CDS encoding PIG-L family deacetylase, with the translated sequence MDDELTLMAVHAHPDDEVIGTGGIFARFADEGIRTVLVTCTNGEQGDGPGGVKPGDEGHDEAAVSARRLDELRDSVTHLGIDHLELLGYRDSGMVGWATNETPDAFTNIPVEQAAARLAELMERYRPQVVVTYDENGGYGHPDHIQAHRITVAAVEASGIPAKLYYTAVPRERITELFDYLRSTGAAPEDLEFPPDFGTPDEQITTWVDVAPYVERKRKALEAHASQGENIFLLRMPAEAQHRAFSQEAFVRRLSRVPAPDRESHLFDGLRPDTAR
- a CDS encoding phosphoribosylanthranilate isomerase, which translates into the protein MTGVAFSASGMRHMYVKICGLREPEHVEAAVEAGADAIGFVLTRSPRRITPARARELASAVPPHVLTVAVFAGETPDEVRAATLEAGVRAVQLHGDHPHDDFTALKDLGVTLIRAGAAGAEDRDLRCGAFDEDLLIVDAPRPGSGEPWDWAAVRGRPEGRWMLAGGLDPSNVAEAVAAARPWGVDVSSGVEVASGVKDTALIRSFVAAAHALPATAPGLPANG